The genome window CGAGACGGCCGACGCGATCGAGGACGCGTCGGCCGGACTGACGCTCGGCGTCCGACCGGAGCACATCGAACTCGTCGACGAGGGCGCTCGGGACGCCATCCGGACGACGGTCGAGGTCGTCGAGCCGATGGGCGAGCAGAGCTACGTCTACATCGACATCGGCGGCGAGACGTACACGGTGAGCGTCGCCGGCGACGTTCGCGTCTCGGCCGGCGACACCGTCCACGTGGGATTCCCCGAGGAGAAGATTCAACTGTTCGACGCGGCGACCGGCGCGGCGCTGAAGAACAGTGAGACGAGCGACGCGGTCACGCCGCCGACGCAGGCCTGACGCGTCCTCCGCGTCCGCGTTCCCTCCGTCGACGCTGTTCGGCGATCGCAAACGGTTTACCGGCGGCGACCGAGCCCCCGGTATGGGCGACCACACCACCCCGGATGGCGCGGGACGGCGGGTGAAGGCCGTCGGGACGACCTGCGAGATCCTCGAGGCGCTCAAGGAACTCGACGGTGCGGGTATCACCGAACTCGCGGACTACCTCGGCTTGGCGAAGGCGACGGTACACAGCCACCTCGCCACGCTCGCCGATCACGAGTTCGTCGTCAAGCGGGGCGAGACGTACCACATCAGTCTGCGTTTCGTCGACTTCGGCGGGTTCGCCAAGAAGAACGTCGACATCTACGAGATCACGGCGAAGGAAGTCGATAGACTCGCCGAGAGTACTGGAGAGGTCGCCCAGTTCATGGTGGAGGAGCACGGAAAGGGAGTCTACCTCCACAAGACCCGTGGCGAGAACGCAATCCAGACCGCCTCGTACGCCGGTAACCGAAAGGACCTCCACTGTACCGCGCTCGGCAAAGCGATCCTCTCACAACTCTCCCACGAGCGGGTCGAGGCGAT of Halomarina pelagica contains these proteins:
- a CDS encoding IclR family transcriptional regulator is translated as MGDHTTPDGAGRRVKAVGTTCEILEALKELDGAGITELADYLGLAKATVHSHLATLADHEFVVKRGETYHISLRFVDFGGFAKKNVDIYEITAKEVDRLAESTGEVAQFMVEEHGKGVYLHKTRGENAIQTASYAGNRKDLHCTALGKAILSQLSHERVEAIIDETGLPQHTPNTVSTREDLFEELDQIRREKVAFDDEEILQGLRCVAAPIKHPNGDFNGAISISGPTSRFKGERFREELPEVVRGAANVIEVNATQV